In Centropristis striata isolate RG_2023a ecotype Rhode Island chromosome 8, C.striata_1.0, whole genome shotgun sequence, the genomic window GTCTCAAAGTTTGAAGCGGTCAGCTACCTCAAGGTAACGCTCTAAAAAGACTTtcataactaaaaataaatgaccATTTACTGTAGACAAATATTTCCAAAGCTTATCTCCCTATCGCTCGTCCCTCAGGCTCCAGAGCTCATAACTACCTTTGATGAACACAGAGTGTCCCCTAATTTCAAGTTTGGTGTTTTGTACCAAAAGGACGGGCAGGTAAGAAATTGAGCATAAAATGTCCTGTATTAGCACAAATGAGTGAAATATGGCACCAAATCATAACCACATCCATCTCTCTGCAGTTCACTGAGGAGGACATACTCAGTAACAATGAGGAAAGTGAAGAGTTCAAAGAGCTGCTTTCTATTCTGGGAGAGACGATTCAGCTGCAGGGCTTCACAGGGTAAAGTGCATCATGTTGATGTTGTTTTCGCCGGACGAATGACACATGAAtgtgtaaaatcacatgatttaTTCTTCTCGCTGCATTTTCTCAGGTTCAGAGGAGGCCTGGACGTGTGTCATGGTCAGACAGGAAGCGAAGCCGTCTTCACTTCCTTTCACGGAAGAGAAATCATGTTCCATGTCGCAACCAAGCTGCCTTTCACAGAGGGCGACCCGCAGCAGGTCAGTTACTGTATCAGCTGGGTGATTCAGACAGTTTCTCAGAGATTTTTTTGTTGGGAAACAAGTTTCTAGATGACACACTGACTCACTTTTTCTGTCTACACAgttacagagaaaaagacacattggTAATGACATCGTAGCGCTGGTCTACCAGGAGGGCCAGACCCCGTTTCTCTCTGATGTTATTAAGTCTCACTTCCTGCACTGTTTCCTGGTGGTGCGGAGGATTCAGGGTCCAGAGGAGACAGGTGAAGCTACGTACCAGGTGAATCTGTCGTCCCTATCATAAGTGGGGTAACTGGCATCTTGTTTGGGGTTTGGGGGGGatctattggcagaaatggCAGGTCTGGTCATGCAAGACTAGAGCCCAATAAATGCTGGATTTTTGAGGCTGGTACCTGTTATCTCAGGATAAAGAAAATCCAATATGCCTGctgatattttttatacataaacatTCATCCTCAAAAACCTCTTGGATAGGGGTATTCAAATTTGGATCAAAATATGTTCCTCTTCTGACATTTTCTGGTTGAAAAATAAACTCGTCACTGCTCTCTGGTGGACAGATTCTGCAATTCTAGATGACCTTGTCATTTCTGCACACAGATTTTTGTTATTGATAGAAATCCAATTTTTGGTGCTTTTTAATGGTTTTGTGAATGCTATACAGACatagcaaacttaagacttatctttttaatttggcttttacttgaaccatatttaaatatttttctgctaatgcatcttagtgttacaacacttttatttatttatttactatcatttattagtatatatatattatcatgctttactttttaattatttattcttttagctttattactttttattgccattattattattattattattattaatatttacttttgttttattttatcttactttactttattttttatttattttatctaattaatttctaacctgcctccagtgtttcctcaatGCTCGACATTGAGATGgctcttcctcagtttgtgtattgtgtgatcattattgattttcctttttgatgtgaatcactttgtgttacatttcttttgtatgaaaagtgctatacaaataaagtttgattgattgatatatattgaGAGGAAAAGGAACATACTAGGACAGggtttcaaagtttttttttttgtttttaatttgtagaatgattttgtttgttgtttgttttaggGTTTCTGTGCATATTAGGTGTGATTTCAATGACACCGTGGACCATGTTGGAAAGTGTTTACACGTGTCATCCCTGGGATTGTTTGTCTTCACTATCCAtaatatcaatcaatcagtcaatcattTGACAATCCTGATCCGTCATCAGCTATCGTTGCTCGATAATTACAGCTTGTATAGTTCATCAGTCCATGTCTAATATTTGTCTCTCCTCTTCACAGGTGTCTGTCACAGCCAGAGAGGATGTTCCTCCCTTTGGTCCGGTCCTCCCGGATCCTCCCATCTTCACAGATGTAAGAAACGACACAAAAAGCTGTTTTCACTCCATTAAATACTCTAAGAAATACTGTGTGTGTCAAAGCAAGAGCCAAACTTTTAATGTTCAGTCtctgtttctttgttgtcatCTACAAGTAGCACACTTCTCAAATGGAGATCAAAATGTTTTCCCCAGACTGATTACTTATTTTTTGCTTTCCATAATTTTTGGAGCTCTTTCACAACCAGCCACAACCTTTTTAACTTCCTCCAGCTTTGAGCAGCCCCCTCATTTCCTTTGTGCATTCAGAAACAGGTTTGTTGCCAAGTAGGTTCTCACTCACAAGGAATGTTGCCTCTGTGTTAAGTGCatacaataaacaaattaagatgagaactaaaatgaaaatatgaaaaatgttataatgaatatgtacaatatataacatatataatatataatataatggaaaaaattattaaaccattgtttttcttcaatttctgttcattttaatgtctggtacaactaaaggtatatttgtttggacaaatatattgatgacaacaaaaatatctcataataattaatattattagcaatattagagctgatatctagacattttccatggttttcttgataataaccaaaaccattatcaagagaaccatggaaaatggctaaatatcagctcttaaatgaatctcttatgagctattattgttgttgtcattatatttgtccaaacaaatgtacctttagttgtatgaggcattgaaatgaatgaaaaatggcagaaaacaagggtggtctaataatttttgagAAAGCTGTACAATTTTATGGGACACAGtcctgtctttgtcttctgGCCCAGTCTGAGTTTTTTATCCTTATTTTGCCCCCCAGGGCCCTTTTTAACAAACCTTGCTTTGTTCATCCATCCAGTTAACTTTTGTATGACCACCTGTCCTGCCTGAGTCCAAACCTTTCTAACCTCAATCACGAGGGTACAAAATTATTACAGATATGCTTCACAAGTCTTCCTCTGTCCTGTCTTTCAGCGGTCCCTGCTGAGAGACTTCCTCCTGACCAAACTCATCAATGCAGAGATCTCCTGCTATAAGGCTCAGCGGTTCAGCAGACTGGAGGTGGAGGATGGAAACtatttatatttgtgtatatCCAAGCTCTCTCTGCCATGtctgctcacctgtctctcctctctTACGAAGCTGCGCACTCGTTCGATGCTCCTGGAGAGCCTGCAGGCTGAACTCTCCACCCGTTCCCAGTGCATGATGGGGGATCCATCCCTGTCAGCTCTGCCGTCTGCTGAGGGTGCTCGGGGGGCGTCTGAGGGGAGCGGGGGATTCATTGAAAACTTTAAGGTAAGTTTTAGACATATTCTCCCAAACTTAACTTTACTATTTTACCATTTATCCTCTTGAATCTCTGTCACCAGAGAGCCATAAGAGTGCGGAGTCACTCTTTCGAGACTCTTGGCGTGCCGAGGAAGACTGGGGGCAGCGCATCACAGAGGCCAAAGGTACAAATACATCAAATGAATttaacacaataaatatttattgaaatcCTTGAgctatatcattattattataattattattactattattattattatagttattattagtcgttgtttttcttattttgattaaaattaatgcaaaatgtctttctctcactctctattactactttattaattattattattattattattattattattattattattatagttattgttagtagtttttcttatttcaatatgtacctttttattatttttgattaaaattaattaaaaatgtccctcaatttattttactactttattattattattattatcattatcatcattatattattatagttattagcagttttttaattattttattatgtattatcaatcttttttattagtttgattaaaattaatttaaaaatgtatttctctcactcttttttactatttcattgttattattaattattattattattattattattattaggctgCTATTTCCTCGGCTTGTCCTCTATTCATCCccaccttatttatttatttatttcattttttttgttaactgttttatttcagtCCTTGTCCTGTTTGTTATTGTCTTGCCCTTTTTCTTGCCatgcagtaaaaaataaaataaataaaaataaaaaatgtaaaaaaataaaaatccttgAGCTTATATTATTTTCTAACTTCCCTTACAGACGGAGAAAGATGGAGACGGGTAAGACTTATAAAAACAGGTGAAAATTTGATCTTTCGTAGGATGACTTGGAAATACAGATgcttttctgtgtattttttcctgCCTTTTAGTGACAAATCTCCTGCTGACAGTTTGGGCCCGGCTGAACTCAGAGACCAAGCAAGTCCTCAAGAAGAGACATAAAAGAAAAGATcaaaatttaaatgttaatatatttatagACATCGCTATATGGTCACTACTTTATATCCTGCTGGATGCTTTAATGTAAATAGAGAGTAAAAGTAAATAGAATTTCTgagaatataattattttactgTCATAGCAGTGATATTCTACATTAATGAAATGCTAAATATTGTATTTCAGTGAAATGTTTAAGAAATTAAACACTCGGGTGAGGCTGAAATGTCTGGAGTTTAcacttctgtgtttttattgtcagtAAAAGAGTTTTACTTCAATGAGGGATTTAAGtagaggaagtggaggagggGGCAGCATTGTGGAACAGCAGAGGAAATTAAATTTAGTTTATTAGAACATGaagaatgatgatgatgatgacgatagGTATAATGACACCAGTAAAACACTATTATTAAATAGGCAGATGATGTTGGcaatttaaaaagccaaagaaAATATGGAACTACATAGATATTGCATATTTGTATGAGTATTTGTGCATAATATacaaaagtgttgtttttgattataagtggtgaaaataagaagttaatatatatcattattatttatttaatataaatattatatataaatataatagttGAATTAAAGAggtcatatatttaaatattctgtGTAGTGCAAGAAAGAGGCATTTTAAACAGATGTAAGTGTAActaaatatacagaaataacAAAGGGATTTGAATTTGGTACAAATTTTAGCTGTGAAAAAactactatatactatatttcTCTGCATAAAGTGTAGGGAAGCAGGTTCATAGCAATAaattaaagaagtaaaaatatatacatacattggAAAATATCAATTTATCAATTATcttcttaaaagaaaaaaagtttattagaGAAAAAGACCTTTTCCAAGTTTTCCACTGCTCATGCACAGCGCCGCCACCCTCCAATCCAGTAGGTGGCGCTACTGTAATGTGGTTTGCTTGGTTAATTTAAAGGCATAACTGCGCGGTCTGATATTGTTATTGAGTCAATCCGTGTTGGTTGTTTGTAGCTCTGAGGAACTAAAGCtaaataaaagctttaattttaaaaagtttaattcATTAAATGCTAACAGCTGCTGGGCGGCAGCTCCGTCTGAAGGGTCAAAGTCTGAAGAGATTTCTGCGTCAGGTTCGTTGAACTTTGACTCCCTGACACTGTTTGCAAGTAAAAGAGACGCTGTCAGTTTtaacttttcatttcatttaaagaTAAAGTGATTAGGTGACGTCTGCAGAGCTGAAGATGACATCCAAGAAAGTGAT contains:
- the rap1gapl gene encoding rap1 GTPase-activating protein 1, producing MEREKRNDMSFSRKRSFTFGAYGGSHFLVYSVDRFTCEDETRPDSAEDSILDILDSPASDRKPFLSASSNQRDTELFEIIEKLQGSRIDEQRCEFPPPLKSQLFMIGGDLPLILPPKLGGYWVDPPLERLVDVSPTSSHYGLDPESYDIMERDGEARNYHEFFRSRYHHSFTAVDPSLGPLVLSVCLEEEESKLRVILRMKECSLHGVFSVSLFPNIPSAVELAKMLCDRVTVSKFEAVSYLKAPELITTFDEHRVSPNFKFGVLYQKDGQFTEEDILSNNEESEEFKELLSILGETIQLQGFTGFRGGLDVCHGQTGSEAVFTSFHGREIMFHVATKLPFTEGDPQQLQRKRHIGNDIVALVYQEGQTPFLSDVIKSHFLHCFLVVRRIQGPEETGEATYQVSVTAREDVPPFGPVLPDPPIFTDRSLLRDFLLTKLINAEISCYKAQRFSRLELRTRSMLLESLQAELSTRSQCMMGDPSLSALPSAEGARGASEGSGGFIENFKRAIRVRSHSFETLGVPRKTGGSASQRPKTEKDGDGDKSPADSLGPAELRDQASPQEET